A genomic segment from Thermococcus sp. encodes:
- a CDS encoding L-threonylcarbamoyladenylate synthase gives MTIVINMRDGLDEMKISVAAKLILDGKLVAFPTETVYGLGADALNGEAVKRIFEAKGRPADNPLIIHIADFSDLKILAREIPKEAKLLAEKFWPGPLTMVLPRREEVPHVTTGGLDTVAVRMPAHPIALALIRASTMIAAPSANISGKPSPTLAEHVVDDFYGRIEAIIDGGETKVGVESTVLDLTSERPTLLRPGGLPLEDIERVIGEVEIHPAVRGKLVNVAKAPGMKYKHYSPNAQVVVVEGPRERVRAGIAELVEQYHSKGLHVGVMATEETEADEFFYLGNTTEEVARNIFRALRELDKRGVDVIIAEGIEERGLGLAVMNRLRKAAGYRIVRA, from the coding sequence ATGACGATAGTAATAAACATGCGCGACGGGTTGGACGAGATGAAGATTAGCGTGGCGGCGAAGCTCATACTCGATGGAAAGCTCGTCGCCTTTCCGACCGAAACTGTTTACGGCCTCGGAGCCGATGCACTCAACGGGGAAGCCGTTAAGAGGATATTCGAGGCGAAGGGGAGGCCCGCAGACAACCCACTCATAATCCACATAGCCGATTTCAGCGACCTCAAGATACTCGCTAGGGAAATCCCAAAGGAGGCGAAGCTTTTAGCGGAAAAGTTCTGGCCCGGGCCGCTCACGATGGTTCTCCCGAGGAGGGAAGAGGTCCCCCACGTCACCACCGGTGGATTGGATACCGTTGCAGTTAGAATGCCCGCTCACCCCATAGCACTCGCCCTTATAAGGGCCAGCACCATGATAGCCGCCCCCTCAGCCAACATAAGCGGGAAACCCAGCCCAACCCTCGCGGAGCACGTTGTTGACGACTTCTACGGCAGGATCGAAGCCATAATAGACGGTGGAGAGACGAAGGTGGGTGTTGAGTCGACGGTGCTGGATTTGACCTCGGAGAGACCGACCCTCCTCAGGCCCGGTGGCCTGCCGCTCGAGGATATAGAAAGGGTCATCGGTGAAGTAGAGATACACCCTGCGGTGAGAGGCAAGCTCGTCAACGTTGCAAAGGCACCCGGGATGAAGTACAAGCACTACTCTCCGAACGCTCAGGTTGTGGTGGTGGAAGGACCGAGGGAGCGCGTTAGAGCGGGGATAGCTGAGCTTGTGGAGCAATACCACTCAAAGGGGCTCCACGTTGGAGTTATGGCAACTGAAGAGACGGAAGCAGACGAATTCTTTTACCTGGGAAACACCACTGAGGAAGTAGCCAGAAACATCTTCAGGGCACTCAGAGAGCTTGACAAGAGGGGAGTTGATGTCATCATCGCCGAGGGAATTGAGGAGAGGGGCCTTGGTCTTGCAGTGATGAACAGGCTGAGAAAAGCGGCGGGATACAGGATAGTTCGGGCATAG
- a CDS encoding glycosyltransferase family 4 protein, producing MRILMVGHYPPHRGGVANHLDSLVRELRRRHEVHVLTYGPIKPRGFERELVHQVRVPPVYGLRGTSFAFLGSREIVKLHHEFNFDLIHTHFVGTTSFTGVLAKERTGLPLVVTAHGSDLEHTAKLTLGRVYVKKSLSEADAVITVSHWLAKKVMSLGASAVRVIPNGVRELEEVDSGKREVITFIGALRNYKSPETFIELAKRFPERKFIVAGDGPLRERLERSAPPNVRFLGYRGDVESILSQSALLVLPSRREGFGLVILEANSLGVPAVGRRVSAIPELIREGKNGLTFKSFEELVEAVRTLLKPKENRKSGKIGRRVASTYSWEDVAEEVERVYLSVLE from the coding sequence GGGGGCGTTGCAAATCACCTTGATAGCCTTGTGAGGGAGCTCAGGAGGAGGCATGAGGTTCACGTCCTGACCTACGGGCCTATCAAACCGAGGGGCTTCGAGAGGGAACTCGTTCATCAGGTTCGCGTCCCCCCTGTTTACGGCCTCAGGGGGACAAGCTTCGCGTTCTTGGGTTCAAGAGAGATAGTAAAACTACACCACGAGTTCAACTTTGACCTCATCCACACCCACTTCGTTGGAACTACTAGTTTCACGGGCGTTCTTGCAAAGGAAAGAACAGGACTACCGCTCGTCGTCACGGCTCATGGGAGTGACCTTGAGCATACCGCAAAGCTAACCTTGGGGAGGGTCTACGTCAAAAAGAGCCTGAGTGAGGCGGATGCCGTTATAACAGTCAGCCACTGGCTAGCGAAGAAAGTGATGTCTCTGGGAGCGAGCGCGGTTAGGGTGATACCAAACGGCGTGAGGGAACTCGAAGAGGTTGATTCCGGAAAACGGGAGGTGATAACATTTATCGGTGCCCTCAGGAACTACAAGAGTCCGGAAACCTTCATCGAGCTTGCAAAGCGCTTTCCCGAGCGGAAGTTCATAGTGGCCGGAGATGGACCGCTTAGGGAAAGGCTGGAGAGGAGCGCGCCGCCAAACGTCCGCTTCCTTGGATACCGGGGTGATGTGGAGAGTATCCTCTCACAAAGCGCCCTTCTTGTTCTTCCATCAAGGAGAGAGGGCTTTGGCCTCGTAATCCTTGAGGCGAACTCGCTAGGTGTTCCCGCCGTGGGAAGAAGGGTGAGCGCGATACCCGAGCTTATCAGAGAGGGCAAGAACGGGTTAACCTTTAAGAGCTTTGAGGAACTAGTGGAGGCAGTAAGAACCCTCCTGAAGCCAAAAGAAAACAGAAAAAGCGGAAAAATCGGAAGAAGAGTCGCCTCCACATATTCTTGGGAAGATGTCGCGGAAGAAGTTGAGAGGGTATACCTCTCGGTCCTGGAATAG
- the glp gene encoding gephyrin-like molybdotransferase Glp, which produces MAFLKVVPLEKALETINSFPLEPKVEKVPLGETLGRVLAEDIVSPIDVPPFDRATVDGYAVRAEDTFMASESDPVRLKVIGEVHAGDSLDVKPEKDEAVYISTGAPLPEGTDAVIQFEDVERRGDEILVFKPAYPAMDVMKAGVDIPKGKLLLRKGTRLSFKETALLSAVGILEVPVFRRPRVAVISTGSEVVLPGRELAPGKIYDINGRAVTDAVRELGGEAVFLGVARDDRKSLKTLIEKGLERCDIVILSGGASGGVRDLTNSIVEELGEVKIHGIAIQPGKPTVIGLIDGKPVLGLPGYPTSCLTNFTLLVAPLLRKLIGRESEVRKVRKRLAHKVFSVKGRRQFLPVRIEGDNAVPILKGSGAVTSFVDADGFIEVPENVEILEAGEEVEVTFFG; this is translated from the coding sequence CTTGGGGAGACACTCGGCAGGGTCCTGGCTGAGGACATTGTTTCCCCAATCGATGTTCCGCCCTTTGATAGGGCAACCGTCGACGGCTACGCCGTTAGGGCGGAGGATACCTTCATGGCGAGCGAGAGTGATCCGGTAAGGCTGAAGGTTATCGGTGAGGTTCATGCAGGCGATTCCCTCGATGTGAAGCCCGAGAAGGATGAAGCAGTTTACATCTCCACAGGTGCTCCCCTTCCAGAGGGAACCGACGCGGTGATCCAGTTCGAGGACGTCGAGAGGAGAGGGGATGAGATTTTAGTTTTCAAGCCTGCATACCCTGCTATGGACGTCATGAAGGCAGGTGTGGACATTCCAAAGGGTAAACTCCTCCTCAGAAAGGGCACGCGGCTGAGCTTCAAGGAGACTGCTCTCCTCTCGGCGGTGGGCATCTTGGAAGTCCCCGTCTTCAGAAGGCCGAGGGTGGCAGTGATAAGCACAGGTAGTGAGGTCGTTCTTCCGGGCAGGGAACTAGCCCCCGGTAAAATCTACGACATAAACGGAAGGGCGGTAACAGACGCGGTGAGGGAGCTTGGGGGGGAGGCGGTTTTCCTTGGAGTAGCAAGGGATGACCGCAAGAGCCTTAAGACCCTCATCGAGAAGGGTTTGGAACGTTGCGATATCGTTATACTCAGCGGGGGCGCGAGTGGAGGGGTGAGAGACCTCACGAACTCCATCGTTGAAGAGCTTGGTGAGGTCAAGATACACGGTATAGCAATACAGCCAGGAAAGCCGACGGTTATAGGCCTCATCGATGGAAAGCCCGTCCTTGGTCTTCCCGGTTATCCAACGAGCTGCCTCACCAACTTCACGCTCCTTGTTGCACCGCTCCTCAGGAAGCTAATTGGCAGGGAGAGCGAGGTCAGGAAGGTCAGGAAGAGGCTCGCCCACAAGGTTTTCTCCGTCAAGGGTAGGAGGCAGTTCCTACCGGTCAGGATAGAGGGAGATAACGCGGTGCCGATACTCAAGGGTAGTGGGGCTGTTACCAGCTTCGTCGATGCCGACGGCTTCATAGAGGTTCCTGAAAATGTGGAGATACTCGAAGCAGGGGAGGAGGTTGAGGTTACTTTCTTCGGCTGA
- a CDS encoding nucleotidyltransferase domain-containing protein has protein sequence MVREKTVRIWDDREVVYTPRRWRYLREKREKALRIMERLTQFDPILYGSVARGDVRKDSDVDIFIPVKAPSYLIELALEDLTRRRKIVMATPWHLIKGVIEIDEETTVTFPLIDPTDRELEFYRWGGAIDLRGIKTSERVPGVNKKLILLFPTEKGHVEREVVGRESEVAKILGVSVDIVTERVHVLTRRDKIGRTGIYINEEVPDWMSFEEALKTIADRDPNVRRKVKEGGGV, from the coding sequence ATGGTGAGAGAAAAGACCGTTAGGATATGGGATGATAGGGAAGTCGTTTATACTCCAAGAAGATGGCGCTACCTCCGGGAGAAGCGCGAGAAAGCGCTCAGGATAATGGAGCGTTTGACCCAATTCGATCCAATCCTCTACGGCAGCGTCGCGCGAGGGGACGTCAGGAAGGACAGCGATGTGGACATATTCATCCCGGTGAAGGCCCCGAGCTACCTCATTGAGTTGGCTTTAGAGGATCTCACACGGCGAAGAAAGATCGTCATGGCAACGCCCTGGCACCTCATCAAGGGCGTCATCGAGATAGACGAGGAGACGACGGTTACCTTCCCGCTGATCGACCCCACTGACAGGGAGCTAGAGTTCTATCGCTGGGGAGGGGCAATAGATCTGAGGGGCATCAAAACCAGCGAACGCGTTCCAGGCGTCAATAAAAAGCTCATCCTCCTTTTCCCAACGGAAAAAGGGCACGTCGAGCGCGAGGTCGTTGGGAGGGAGAGCGAAGTCGCGAAAATCCTTGGGGTTAGTGTTGATATCGTCACCGAGCGCGTTCACGTCCTAACAAGGAGAGACAAGATCGGAAGGACTGGGATATACATAAACGAGGAGGTTCCTGACTGGATGAGCTTTGAAGAGGCTCTAAAGACCATAGCCGACCGCGACCCAAACGTGAGAAGGAAGGTTAAGGAGGGGGGAGGGGTTTAG
- the serS gene encoding serine--tRNA ligase encodes MLDIKLIRENPEVVRNDLIKRGETDKLAWIDEILKLDREWRENLRKINALRKERNQLAVQIGKRKKAGEPIEDLLAKSNEIVGQIETLEKEVDELREKIDYYLWRLPNITHETVPVGKDDTENVPIKFWGKAHVWEGFLESFKEQSLGKMDYELLSWRPKLHVDMLELLGGADLERAAKVSGARFYYLMNELVLLDLALIRFALDKLIEKGFTPVIPPYMVHRFVEEGVTSFDDFEDVIYKVEGEDLYLIPTAEHPLAGLHANEIIEGRDLPLLYVGVSPCFRKEAGTAGKDTKGIFRVHQFHKVEQFVYSRPEESWEWHERLLQNAEEIFQALEIPYRVVNICTGDLGYVAAKKYDIEAWMAGQGKFREVVSASNCTDWQARRLNIRYRDKTHEKPKFLHTLNSTAIATSRAIVAILENHQTEEGIVKLPKALWKYTGFKEILPANMKERCCQD; translated from the coding sequence ATGCTGGACATAAAGCTCATCCGTGAAAACCCCGAAGTTGTCAGGAATGACCTCATCAAGCGTGGCGAAACCGATAAGCTCGCCTGGATAGATGAAATCCTCAAACTCGACAGGGAGTGGCGCGAGAACCTCAGGAAGATAAACGCCCTTCGAAAGGAACGCAACCAGCTTGCCGTTCAGATAGGCAAGCGTAAGAAGGCTGGGGAGCCGATAGAGGATCTCCTGGCCAAAAGCAATGAGATAGTGGGGCAGATCGAGACCCTCGAAAAGGAAGTCGATGAACTTAGGGAAAAAATTGACTACTACCTCTGGCGTTTGCCCAACATAACCCATGAGACCGTCCCCGTTGGAAAAGACGACACGGAGAACGTCCCGATAAAGTTCTGGGGCAAGGCTCACGTTTGGGAGGGCTTCCTTGAGAGCTTCAAAGAGCAGAGCCTAGGAAAGATGGACTACGAGCTTCTGAGCTGGAGGCCGAAGCTCCACGTTGACATGCTCGAACTTCTCGGCGGAGCAGACCTCGAGAGGGCCGCTAAGGTCAGCGGCGCGCGCTTTTACTACCTCATGAACGAGCTTGTCCTCCTTGACCTCGCTTTAATCCGCTTTGCCCTCGATAAGCTCATTGAAAAGGGATTTACTCCGGTTATTCCACCCTACATGGTCCACCGCTTTGTTGAGGAAGGCGTTACCAGCTTTGACGACTTCGAAGACGTCATCTACAAGGTCGAGGGGGAGGATCTCTACCTCATCCCGACGGCAGAGCACCCACTCGCCGGCCTTCACGCCAACGAAATAATAGAGGGCAGGGATTTACCACTTCTATATGTCGGCGTTTCACCGTGCTTCAGGAAGGAAGCGGGAACGGCAGGAAAGGACACGAAGGGAATTTTCCGCGTCCACCAGTTCCACAAGGTCGAACAGTTCGTCTACTCCCGCCCGGAGGAGAGCTGGGAGTGGCACGAAAGGCTCCTTCAGAACGCGGAAGAGATATTCCAGGCCCTGGAGATACCCTATCGCGTTGTCAATATCTGCACCGGCGATTTAGGCTACGTTGCGGCAAAGAAGTACGACATCGAGGCATGGATGGCGGGCCAGGGCAAGTTCCGCGAGGTTGTTTCAGCGAGTAACTGCACCGACTGGCAAGCAAGAAGGCTTAACATCCGCTACCGCGACAAGACTCACGAGAAGCCGAAGTTCCTCCACACGCTCAATTCGACGGCGATAGCAACTTCGAGGGCGATAGTTGCCATCCTCGAGAACCACCAGACGGAAGAGGGCATCGTGAAGCTCCCGAAGGCTCTGTGGAAGTACACGGGCTTCAAGGAGATACTGCCTGCCAATATGAAGGAACGCTGTTGCCAGGACTGA